In a single window of the Palaemon carinicauda isolate YSFRI2023 chromosome 10, ASM3689809v2, whole genome shotgun sequence genome:
- the LOC137647958 gene encoding uncharacterized protein has product MIKPEDSLRDPQLHGFSDANESALGSVIWLKWNTFRGVELKLVIAKSLVAPFKHRSIPRLELTAVVVMARLALLVLQVVGKVSIMKFWINSEVVLAWARSPAKTFKPFVSAKVQEIQDALPEFSKEFRYVPSQLNPADTLTKPIKPSELQG; this is encoded by the coding sequence ATGATAAAGCCAGAAGATTCTCTAAGAGACCCTCAACTTCATGGATTCAGTGATGCCAATGAATCTGCCCTTGGTTCTGTGATCTGGCTGAAATGGAATACTTTTCGAGGAGTAGAACTGAAACTCGTCATCGCAAAGTCTTTAGTGGCTCCGTTTAAACACCGTTCTATTCCACGTCTTGAGCTTACTGCTGTTGTGGTTATGGCTAGACTTGCCTTGCTTGTTTTGCAAGTGGTTGGCAAGGTTAGTATCATGAAATTTTGGATCAATTCAGAAGTAGTGCTGGCCTGGGCTCGTTCTCCTGCTAAAACCTTTAAACCATTCGTGTCAGCTAAAGTTCAGGAGATTCAGGATGCTTTGCCagaattttcaaaagaatttcGCTATGTTCCTTCACAACTAAATCCTGCCGATACATTAACCAAGCCAATAAAGCCAAGTGAACTACAAGGATAG